From Pseudoalteromonas viridis, the proteins below share one genomic window:
- the rsxB gene encoding electron transport complex subunit RsxB yields MTLFYALIAIGALALVFGLILGYAAVKYRVESNPIVDQVDAILPQTQCGQCGYPGCRPYAEAIANGDDVNKCPPGGEATVKKLADLMGVEAKPLAGGEEAEPIKKVAYIREDECIGCTKCIQACPVDAIVGATRQMHTVIADECTGCDLCVDPCPVDCIDMIPVAQTVQTWKWQIDAIPVKQID; encoded by the coding sequence ATGACACTGTTTTATGCACTGATAGCCATCGGCGCACTGGCGCTGGTATTTGGCCTTATCCTCGGCTATGCAGCCGTTAAGTACCGGGTTGAAAGCAACCCGATTGTTGATCAGGTAGACGCCATTTTGCCACAAACACAATGTGGCCAGTGTGGCTACCCAGGTTGTCGCCCTTATGCAGAAGCAATTGCCAACGGCGATGACGTTAACAAATGCCCGCCAGGTGGCGAGGCCACGGTGAAAAAGCTGGCCGACTTAATGGGCGTTGAAGCCAAACCCCTGGCTGGTGGCGAAGAAGCTGAACCCATCAAAAAAGTTGCCTACATACGCGAAGATGAGTGCATTGGTTGCACTAAGTGTATTCAGGCCTGCCCGGTGGACGCCATTGTGGGCGCAACCCGCCAGATGCATACAGTGATTGCCGATGAATGTACCGGCTGCGACCTGTGTGTCGACCCCTGCCCTGTCGATTGTATTGATATGATCCCGGTGGCACAAACCGTTCAAACCTGGAAGTGGCAAATTGACGCCATTCCCGTGAAGCAAATCGACTAA
- the rsxA gene encoding electron transport complex subunit RsxA, protein MTEYILLLIGTVLVNNFVLVQFLGLCPFMGVSGKLETAIGMSLATTFVLTLASVTSYLVNQYILLPLDLTFLRTMSFILVIAVVVQFTEMVVRKTSPTLYRLLGIFLPLITTNCAVLGVALLNIKNDHTFIGSAVYGFGAAVGFSLVLVLFAALRERLAVADVPAPFKGASIAMITAGLMSLAFMGFSGLVKF, encoded by the coding sequence ATGACAGAGTATATTCTGTTGCTTATTGGCACAGTGCTGGTAAATAACTTTGTATTGGTGCAATTCCTCGGCTTGTGCCCGTTTATGGGTGTCTCGGGTAAACTCGAAACCGCCATTGGTATGTCACTTGCGACGACCTTTGTTCTGACGCTGGCATCCGTGACCAGTTATCTGGTCAATCAGTATATTTTATTGCCCCTGGACCTCACCTTTTTACGTACCATGAGTTTTATCCTGGTGATTGCCGTTGTGGTGCAGTTTACAGAGATGGTGGTGCGCAAGACCAGCCCCACCTTGTATCGCTTACTGGGGATCTTTTTGCCGCTGATCACCACTAACTGTGCGGTATTAGGGGTTGCGCTACTTAATATCAAAAATGACCACACTTTTATCGGTTCCGCTGTGTACGGCTTTGGTGCTGCGGTAGGTTTTTCATTAGTACTGGTCTTATTTGCCGCCCTGCGAGAGCGACTGGCCGTCGCAGATGTGCCTGCGCCGTTTAAGGGCGCTTCAATAGCCATGATCACAGCCGGGCTAATGTCACTGGCCTTTATGGGTTTTTCTGGATTGGTGAAGTTCTGA
- a CDS encoding EAL domain-containing protein — translation MAGLKKLIFLQLISWIVFSALGSFLVASSFDNAVSRAQQNAQSMVSNYIQEKTMADVTPEHIRLSLGSGNVFSSFIVRDFAGQTVLNINTQSEMPVLAGVIANAMNSVRPQFAVNKSKDIKIEFLINVQSQAQLLQQAMIFMIIISALMAFIPIFYMKTIYRKLNRNVSMTVADAVDIYITQNQVSESIDQDFNTNKVAELGAELAPSFNRLAHFLKSKQEDIKSAAQSIKQEAYKDVVTGLGNRNMFVEYYEHRIESASDKSFGSLAMIRCSELQMINQTRGYQKGDLYIKGIADIVKHVSGTYTGSQVFRLNSSDFAVILPNIPSKEAERFGETLQARFTQYQQNQELSSVANTGIVPYESGKPLGELLSVVDNAMSMAQSKQANAWHLQRETDLVNNVGAGFGNQNWRRVIREVIESRRVMLMMQNIMPIGKNVKAYAEIQARFKTEDGQMLPTASFLAMAEKLEMAVEIDQLIIDTSIEMIKSRNFNEKFFGINVTASSAHSDQFVIWLERRLLKEANLASKLIFEVSEFGLQQNIKASKRFIDMVHRVGARITVERFGVGLTSFKFFRDLKPDFIKMDASYTRGLEEDKNNQYFMRLMVDLAHRIGVSVFAEGVESQEEKHIVETLCLDGVQGYYIEKPKEI, via the coding sequence ATGGCAGGTTTAAAAAAACTCATATTTCTCCAGCTCATTTCCTGGATTGTTTTTTCTGCGCTTGGTAGCTTCTTGGTCGCAAGTAGCTTTGATAATGCCGTCAGCAGAGCTCAACAAAATGCACAAAGCATGGTGAGTAACTACATTCAGGAAAAAACCATGGCGGATGTCACGCCCGAGCACATACGCTTATCTTTGGGCAGTGGCAACGTATTCTCCTCCTTTATAGTCCGCGATTTTGCCGGACAAACCGTACTGAATATTAACACTCAGAGCGAAATGCCGGTCCTGGCAGGCGTGATTGCCAATGCGATGAACTCAGTTCGGCCACAATTTGCAGTGAATAAAAGCAAAGACATTAAGATTGAGTTTCTGATCAATGTACAGAGCCAGGCACAATTGCTGCAACAAGCTATGATTTTTATGATCATCATTTCCGCATTGATGGCCTTTATTCCCATCTTCTATATGAAGACCATTTATCGTAAGCTCAATCGTAATGTGAGTATGACCGTTGCCGATGCCGTTGACATCTACATTACTCAAAATCAGGTCTCAGAAAGCATAGATCAGGATTTTAATACCAATAAAGTCGCTGAGCTGGGCGCTGAACTTGCGCCCTCTTTCAATCGACTGGCACACTTTTTAAAGAGCAAGCAGGAAGACATTAAGTCGGCAGCGCAGTCTATTAAACAAGAAGCCTATAAAGATGTGGTGACCGGTCTTGGTAACCGCAATATGTTTGTTGAATATTACGAGCACCGAATTGAGTCGGCCAGCGACAAGAGTTTTGGTTCGCTGGCAATGATACGTTGCAGTGAGCTGCAAATGATCAACCAGACCCGGGGCTACCAAAAAGGCGACTTGTATATCAAAGGCATTGCAGACATAGTCAAACATGTCAGCGGTACTTACACAGGTAGCCAGGTATTCCGCCTTAACAGCTCAGACTTTGCCGTTATTTTACCGAATATCCCGTCCAAAGAAGCTGAACGCTTTGGCGAAACCTTGCAAGCCAGGTTTACTCAGTATCAGCAAAACCAGGAGCTGAGCTCAGTTGCCAATACCGGTATTGTGCCTTACGAATCGGGTAAGCCATTGGGCGAGTTATTGTCGGTCGTGGATAACGCCATGAGTATGGCGCAAAGCAAACAAGCCAACGCCTGGCACCTGCAGCGCGAAACAGATCTGGTCAACAATGTCGGTGCCGGATTTGGTAATCAAAACTGGCGACGTGTTATCCGTGAAGTGATAGAAAGCCGCCGCGTCATGCTGATGATGCAAAACATTATGCCGATTGGCAAAAATGTCAAAGCCTACGCTGAAATACAGGCACGTTTTAAAACCGAAGACGGACAGATGCTGCCAACCGCCTCATTCCTGGCGATGGCCGAAAAACTGGAAATGGCGGTAGAAATCGACCAGCTTATTATCGACACCTCAATCGAGATGATTAAGTCGCGCAATTTCAATGAGAAATTCTTTGGTATCAATGTGACTGCATCCAGTGCCCACAGTGATCAGTTTGTTATCTGGCTTGAGCGTCGACTGCTAAAAGAAGCCAATCTGGCGTCTAAGCTTATCTTTGAAGTCAGCGAATTCGGCTTGCAGCAGAATATTAAAGCCAGTAAGCGCTTTATCGACATGGTGCATCGGGTTGGCGCCCGGATCACGGTTGAGCGCTTTGGTGTTGGACTCACCTCCTTCAAGTTCTTCCGCGACCTGAAACCCGACTTTATTAAGATGGATGCCAGCTACACTCGCGGCCTGGAAGAAGACAAAAACAACCAGTACTTTATGCGACTGATGGTCGACCTGGCGCACCGTATTGGAGTCAGTGTGTTTGCCGAAGGGGTCGAAAGTCAGGAAGAAAAGCACATTGTTGAAACCCTATGCCTGGACGGCGTGCAGGGTTATTACATCGAAAAGCCAAAAGAAATTTAA
- a CDS encoding MATE family efflux transporter: protein MSAIRQSNTGSDILNGSIAATLRRMTVPMIFGMITLMSFNLVDTFFISLLGTEPLAAVSFTFPVTFTVISLAIGLGIGTSAVIAKALGANKMEEAKFDGFVALLVSALMVAILSAAGYALIEPIFTLLGAGPQTMPYIHDYISIWFAGAVFLIMPMIGNSILRASGDTKTPSLIMGLGGLINAILDPLLIFGYGPFPELGVKGAAIASVIAWSVGVVFILYLLAVKKRLLQISSPQQSIVQATSKILKIGLPAAGANMLTPIAMAVMTAIIATYGAEAVAAFGVGSRIESIASLVVLALSMTLPPFVSQNFGAQKYQRVEDAYRTTLKFVMAWQFGIYIVLIAASHWISVAFGDEPQVVDIIKLFIYTLPLSYGLQGVIILTNSSFNALHKPMRALVLSIVRLFVFYVPCAYLGSHIAGIHGLFIGAAIGNLFTAMLAYKWFMSTLGAMQVSQPQSEEKTV from the coding sequence ATGTCTGCAATTCGTCAATCAAATACCGGCAGTGATATTCTCAATGGGTCCATTGCGGCTACGCTCAGGCGTATGACCGTGCCCATGATTTTTGGCATGATCACGCTGATGAGTTTTAACTTAGTCGATACCTTCTTTATTAGTTTGCTCGGTACCGAGCCGCTGGCTGCGGTCAGTTTTACCTTTCCCGTTACTTTTACGGTGATCAGCCTTGCAATTGGTCTTGGTATTGGCACGTCGGCGGTTATCGCAAAAGCACTGGGTGCCAATAAGATGGAAGAAGCCAAGTTTGATGGATTTGTCGCTTTGCTGGTTTCTGCTCTGATGGTGGCTATCTTGTCCGCTGCGGGTTACGCATTGATTGAGCCTATTTTTACTTTGCTGGGTGCCGGCCCACAGACCATGCCGTATATTCATGACTATATTTCTATTTGGTTTGCAGGTGCCGTCTTTTTGATTATGCCTATGATAGGTAACTCTATCCTCAGAGCCAGCGGCGACACCAAAACGCCAAGCCTGATCATGGGATTGGGCGGGCTTATTAATGCCATTTTGGATCCCTTACTTATTTTTGGCTATGGACCGTTTCCTGAGTTGGGCGTGAAAGGCGCAGCGATCGCCAGTGTCATTGCCTGGAGCGTCGGTGTGGTGTTTATTTTATACTTGTTAGCAGTAAAGAAGCGCTTACTACAGATATCGAGCCCGCAGCAAAGCATTGTTCAGGCGACCAGTAAAATATTAAAAATAGGCTTGCCCGCGGCAGGCGCAAATATGCTCACGCCAATCGCGATGGCGGTGATGACCGCGATTATTGCAACCTATGGCGCTGAAGCTGTGGCGGCGTTTGGAGTGGGCAGTCGTATCGAATCGATTGCCAGCCTGGTGGTGTTGGCATTGTCTATGACCTTACCGCCCTTTGTGAGTCAAAACTTCGGTGCGCAGAAGTATCAGCGCGTTGAAGATGCATATCGCACGACACTGAAGTTTGTAATGGCCTGGCAGTTTGGTATCTATATTGTACTTATTGCGGCATCGCATTGGATCAGTGTGGCATTTGGTGATGAGCCTCAGGTGGTCGACATTATTAAGCTATTCATTTACACCTTGCCACTGAGTTATGGTTTGCAAGGGGTGATCATTCTTACCAACTCATCCTTTAATGCGTTACACAAGCCGATGCGGGCTTTGGTTTTAAGCATTGTGCGCTTGTTTGTGTTTTACGTCCCTTGTGCTTATCTGGGCTCTCACATTGCTGGCATTCATGGGCTGTTTATTGGCGCCGCAATTGGTAACCTGTTTACAGCAATGTTGGCGTATAAATGGTTTATGAGTACTTTAGGTGCGATGCAAGTAAGTCAACCTCAATCAGAGGAGAAAACGGTATGA
- the uvrB gene encoding excinuclease ABC subunit UvrB has product MSDVFDLVSEFSPSGDQPTAIAQLCDGLEAGLAHQTLLGATGTGKTFTMANIIHTLNRPTIIMAHNKTLAAQLYGEMKEFFPNNAVEYFVSYYDYYQPEAYVVASDTFIEKDASINEHIEQMRLSATKALLERRDTIIVASVSAIYGLGDPDSYMKMMLLLKVGETMEQRAMLRRLAELQYTRNDMDFSRGTYRVRGEVIDIFPAESDTYAIRVEMFDEEIERISMFDPLTGAVEKHLVRATIYPKTHYVTPREKILDAIENIKLELKERRNKLLADNRLVEEQRVAQRTQYDIEMMTELGYCSGIENYSRYLSGRAPGEPPPTLLDYLPDDALMIIDESHVTVSQIGAMYKGDRSRKENLVEYGFRLPSAMDNRPLKFEEFEAIAPQTIYVSATPGDYELDRSSGEVAEQVIRPTGLLDPELEVRPVATQVDDLLSEIYRRVELQERVLVTTLTKRMAEDLTDYLTDHDVRVRYLHSDIDTVERMEIIRDLRKGVFDVLVGINLLREGLDMPEVSLVAILDADKEGFLRSTRSLIQTIGRAARHINGKAILYGDVITKSMRKAIDETERRRAIQHAYNEKHGLKPQALVKKITDVMDLGEEVSAEQAAAASKAARKLSAAKQNQSVTDLTEQIKQLEAQMMQYARELEFEKAAAIRDEVHLLQQQLLKS; this is encoded by the coding sequence ATGAGTGATGTCTTTGACCTGGTGTCAGAATTTTCGCCCAGTGGCGATCAGCCCACGGCTATCGCACAATTGTGCGATGGGCTGGAAGCCGGTCTGGCGCATCAGACCTTACTGGGCGCCACCGGTACAGGTAAAACCTTTACCATGGCCAATATTATTCATACGTTAAACCGGCCAACCATTATCATGGCGCACAATAAAACGCTGGCTGCACAGTTATACGGAGAGATGAAAGAGTTTTTCCCCAATAACGCAGTGGAATATTTTGTTTCTTACTATGATTATTATCAGCCCGAAGCTTATGTGGTTGCCAGCGACACCTTTATTGAAAAAGACGCCTCAATCAATGAGCATATTGAGCAGATGCGTTTGTCTGCGACAAAGGCTTTGCTGGAGCGCCGGGATACCATCATAGTTGCGTCTGTATCTGCCATTTATGGTTTGGGCGACCCCGACTCTTACATGAAGATGATGCTGTTGCTTAAAGTGGGTGAAACCATGGAGCAGCGGGCCATGCTCAGACGCCTGGCTGAACTGCAATATACTCGCAATGATATGGACTTTAGTCGCGGTACCTATCGGGTAAGGGGAGAGGTGATCGACATCTTCCCGGCAGAATCGGATACTTATGCTATCCGGGTGGAAATGTTCGATGAAGAAATCGAGCGCATCAGTATGTTTGATCCCCTGACCGGCGCGGTCGAAAAGCACTTAGTACGTGCCACCATTTACCCCAAAACTCACTATGTTACGCCGCGCGAAAAAATCCTCGACGCGATAGAAAACATCAAACTGGAACTTAAAGAGCGCCGCAACAAGTTACTGGCCGACAACCGCCTGGTCGAAGAGCAGCGGGTGGCGCAGCGCACGCAATACGACATTGAAATGATGACCGAGCTGGGTTATTGCTCGGGCATTGAAAACTATAGCCGTTATTTGTCAGGTCGTGCACCGGGAGAGCCGCCGCCAACATTACTGGATTACTTGCCAGATGATGCACTGATGATCATAGATGAATCTCACGTGACTGTGTCGCAGATAGGCGCCATGTACAAGGGCGACCGCAGTCGTAAAGAAAACCTGGTGGAATACGGCTTCAGATTACCGTCTGCGATGGACAACCGGCCCTTGAAATTTGAAGAGTTTGAAGCGATTGCGCCACAAACCATCTATGTGTCTGCTACACCAGGCGACTATGAGTTGGATCGCTCGAGTGGCGAGGTCGCCGAGCAGGTTATTCGCCCGACAGGGCTGCTTGATCCCGAGCTGGAAGTGCGCCCTGTTGCCACTCAGGTCGATGACTTGCTATCTGAAATTTACCGCCGGGTTGAGCTGCAGGAGCGGGTGCTGGTGACCACGCTGACGAAACGCATGGCTGAAGACCTGACCGATTATCTCACTGATCATGATGTTCGGGTACGCTATCTACATTCGGATATTGATACTGTGGAGCGGATGGAAATTATCCGCGATCTGCGCAAAGGCGTGTTTGACGTGTTGGTCGGCATCAACCTGTTACGTGAAGGACTCGACATGCCCGAGGTGTCGCTGGTTGCTATTCTGGATGCGGATAAGGAAGGCTTTTTACGCTCGACCCGTTCATTGATCCAGACCATTGGCCGGGCAGCCCGACACATTAATGGTAAAGCTATTCTGTATGGTGATGTGATCACTAAATCTATGCGAAAGGCCATTGATGAAACGGAGCGACGCCGGGCTATTCAGCATGCCTACAATGAGAAACACGGTCTGAAACCGCAGGCTCTGGTTAAGAAGATCACCGATGTGATGGACCTGGGCGAGGAAGTATCGGCTGAACAGGCTGCAGCGGCATCGAAAGCGGCGAGAAAGCTATCGGCTGCTAAGCAGAATCAAAGTGTGACTGACCTGACCGAGCAGATAAAACAGCTTGAGGCGCAGATGATGCAATATGCCCGAGAGTTAGAGTTTGAAAAAGCGGCAGCTATTCGGGATGAGGTACATCTATTGCAGCAGCAATTGTTAAAGAGTTAA
- a CDS encoding porin family protein, with translation MKTFSLLSLVFAVSASFATQAAQHNEQHRVGAQLFGGDASYKSSSKDGDGVTHVYFYYNYQYDSTWALEAAYNTGMEADDWECKDDSDDKFTCTRNDKALFELGANELDYDNFVLAVKGQYQLSDSNYLYAKLGAHYYDYEIGYKGKTMVEEDGVSFLTEAGWQYDWDNGMSLNASIQYMDMGDLDTTNFGLGVSYRF, from the coding sequence ATGAAAACTTTCTCTCTCCTCTCACTTGTTTTTGCAGTTTCAGCTTCTTTTGCAACTCAGGCTGCTCAGCATAACGAACAGCACCGCGTAGGTGCTCAGCTATTTGGTGGCGACGCTTCTTACAAAAGCTCAAGCAAAGACGGCGACGGTGTGACACACGTGTATTTTTACTATAACTATCAGTACGACTCTACCTGGGCGCTGGAAGCCGCCTACAACACAGGTATGGAAGCTGATGATTGGGAATGTAAAGATGACAGCGATGATAAGTTCACCTGTACACGCAATGACAAAGCGCTGTTCGAGCTCGGTGCGAATGAGCTAGATTACGATAACTTCGTGCTGGCAGTTAAGGGCCAGTATCAGCTGTCGGATAGCAACTACCTGTACGCCAAACTTGGTGCTCACTACTATGACTACGAGATTGGCTACAAAGGCAAAACCATGGTTGAAGAAGATGGCGTTAGTTTCCTGACGGAAGCAGGCTGGCAGTATGACTGGGACAATGGCATGTCGCTTAATGCCAGTATTCAATACATGGATATGGGTGATCTGGACACGACTAACTTCGGTTTAGGCGTAAGCTATCGCTTCTAA
- a CDS encoding LysR family transcriptional regulator: protein MDIDSLRSFIACVESGSFTRAASQLYRTQSAISMQMKKLQQEVGRPLFEKSGRKLHLTQDGHTLMRYARQLVRLHDDTLVHMRRSEGTTLLRLGCPDDYADAILPRLVNQLHRHWPNLELDIHCMSSNRIKDALDRGELDLGVITRSPDSEEGLLLYHDQGVWVGSFKPAPSLPLAIFQRDCRFHQAATEGLMKQERPFKVIANCGSAAALHALVKAGLAVGALAKSSARGLPIISHSDLPALPAIEIVLIRSNAAANPIREEDLHTICDATCNAIDLAK, encoded by the coding sequence ATGGATATAGACTCTCTGCGTAGTTTCATCGCCTGTGTCGAAAGTGGCAGCTTTACCCGGGCAGCCAGCCAGCTGTATCGCACTCAGTCAGCCATCAGCATGCAGATGAAAAAGCTCCAGCAGGAGGTAGGCAGGCCCTTGTTTGAAAAGTCCGGGCGAAAATTACACCTGACTCAGGATGGGCACACGTTAATGCGCTATGCCAGACAGCTAGTGCGATTACACGACGACACACTGGTCCATATGCGACGCAGTGAAGGTACAACCTTACTCAGGCTTGGCTGCCCGGACGATTACGCCGATGCGATATTGCCCAGGCTCGTTAACCAATTGCATCGACATTGGCCAAATCTGGAACTGGACATTCACTGCATGTCCAGCAACCGGATCAAAGATGCGCTGGACCGGGGCGAGTTAGATTTAGGCGTGATCACCCGCAGCCCGGATTCTGAGGAAGGGTTATTACTTTATCATGATCAAGGCGTCTGGGTTGGCAGCTTCAAACCCGCTCCCAGTTTGCCACTGGCCATATTTCAGCGAGACTGTCGTTTCCATCAGGCTGCCACTGAAGGATTAATGAAACAGGAGCGGCCATTCAAAGTAATCGCTAATTGCGGGAGTGCTGCGGCTTTGCACGCACTGGTTAAAGCGGGCTTGGCAGTGGGTGCACTGGCAAAAAGTAGCGCACGGGGCCTGCCTATTATCAGCCACTCAGATTTACCCGCCCTGCCTGCTATCGAAATTGTGCTGATACGAAGTAACGCCGCCGCTAACCCGATTCGAGAAGAGGACTTACACACTATCTGTGATGCTACGTGCAATGCCATCGACCTCGCCAAATAA
- a CDS encoding glutathione S-transferase family protein: protein MKLYIGNKNYSTWSLRAWLLVEKYKLNFEEVALKLETPAFYQALSELSPTQKVPLLVDGDLVVWESLAICEYINEAYLCGQAWPCCPKLRARARALSAQMHSGFLALRAEMPMNIRAQRRVELSPAAQKDIARIAQIWRQQLTEFGAQEGWLFGNWSIVDAMFAPVVMRFISYGIELGPLEKAYMEKVFACPAIQKWRAEALLETDIVESDEAGVPYP from the coding sequence ATGAAACTCTATATCGGGAATAAAAATTACTCCACCTGGTCGCTGAGAGCTTGGCTACTTGTTGAAAAATATAAACTAAATTTTGAGGAGGTGGCACTCAAGTTAGAAACGCCCGCCTTCTACCAAGCCTTGTCTGAGCTTAGCCCCACACAGAAAGTCCCTTTACTTGTAGATGGTGATTTGGTCGTCTGGGAATCTTTAGCTATCTGTGAATATATCAATGAAGCTTATCTTTGCGGACAGGCTTGGCCTTGCTGCCCTAAATTGCGAGCCAGAGCGCGGGCGTTGAGTGCACAAATGCACAGTGGTTTTTTGGCACTCAGGGCTGAGATGCCAATGAATATCAGAGCGCAGCGGCGTGTAGAATTATCCCCAGCAGCCCAAAAAGACATAGCGCGGATTGCTCAGATCTGGCGTCAACAGTTGACAGAGTTTGGCGCTCAGGAAGGCTGGTTATTTGGCAACTGGAGCATTGTTGATGCGATGTTTGCACCTGTTGTGATGCGCTTTATTAGCTATGGTATTGAGTTAGGCCCTTTGGAAAAAGCGTATATGGAAAAAGTATTTGCCTGCCCGGCGATACAAAAGTGGCGTGCTGAAGCATTACTGGAAACGGACATAGTGGAAAGTGATGAAGCGGGTGTACCATACCCCTAA
- a CDS encoding GNAT family N-acetyltransferase yields MLIPVDASNLPVYLNLAQAYEAEFSVLTDKSPGADGLFALDTLLEGNVTGYLWYDSETPIGLAAIARHGESKFEVCEFYVVPRYRKVGQGARFARAIWNDLPGFWVIKQIAGAEYATQFWRRAIAAAGITQVTEDTYVDPYWGTVTRQQFHYNPNTCM; encoded by the coding sequence ATGCTTATCCCCGTTGATGCCAGCAATCTGCCTGTTTATCTCAATCTGGCACAGGCTTATGAAGCCGAGTTTTCTGTCCTGACTGATAAAAGCCCAGGGGCTGACGGTCTGTTTGCACTGGATACTTTGTTAGAAGGCAACGTGACAGGTTATCTCTGGTATGACAGTGAAACGCCGATTGGGCTGGCGGCGATAGCGCGGCATGGAGAGAGTAAATTTGAGGTGTGCGAGTTTTACGTTGTGCCACGTTATCGCAAAGTGGGGCAGGGTGCCCGATTTGCTCGGGCTATCTGGAATGATCTGCCCGGCTTTTGGGTCATTAAGCAGATAGCCGGTGCTGAATATGCAACGCAATTCTGGCGCCGAGCCATTGCGGCGGCAGGCATAACGCAGGTGACTGAGGATACCTACGTAGATCCATACTGGGGGACAGTGACCCGTCAGCAGTTTCACTACAATCCTAATACCTGCATGTGA
- a CDS encoding iron-containing alcohol dehydrogenase: MHLLYRCYHFILKSIVKVIGIPEPHLYQGAQGLSDAIADLSLPDDAQVLVVTDKVLNEREIIKPVLTALYAQNLCPVVYDQVQPNPTIKNIEQGYQVYTQHHCVAIVSVGGGSVLDAAKLIGARVVKPKRSVETFSGLFKVFKTLPSNIAVPTTAGTGSETTVAAVFNDEKKGKKLAAADFCLVPQRAVLLSQLTTSLPGGITATTAIDALTHAIEAILSINATKLTNDKALEACALIFAHLPTAYHNGQDLTARENLLYASFLAGQAFTRTSVGYIHAISHQLTAKYGTPHGLANAVLLLPVLHWYGSRVHRQLAMIARHCSLTSLDYPVEQQAQDLIAHITQLLAQLNIQTQLTEVLSDDIQSLATMALDEAHPDYPVPHFMALPDCQNILTQIRACSS, encoded by the coding sequence ATGCACTTACTCTATCGTTGCTACCACTTTATTTTAAAATCAATAGTCAAAGTTATCGGTATTCCAGAGCCACACTTATACCAAGGCGCCCAGGGGCTGAGTGATGCTATTGCAGATCTGTCTTTACCTGATGACGCTCAGGTCTTGGTGGTAACAGATAAGGTGCTCAATGAGCGTGAGATAATCAAACCGGTACTCACAGCGCTTTACGCGCAAAACCTATGTCCCGTAGTCTATGATCAGGTGCAGCCTAACCCGACAATCAAGAACATTGAACAGGGATACCAGGTTTACACGCAGCACCACTGTGTGGCAATCGTGAGTGTCGGTGGTGGTTCAGTACTGGATGCAGCAAAATTAATCGGCGCCCGTGTCGTCAAACCAAAACGCTCCGTAGAGACGTTTTCCGGACTGTTTAAAGTATTCAAAACACTGCCGTCAAACATTGCGGTACCGACAACGGCCGGTACTGGCTCAGAAACTACGGTTGCGGCAGTATTTAACGATGAAAAAAAGGGTAAAAAGCTCGCGGCCGCGGACTTTTGTCTGGTGCCACAACGTGCCGTTTTGCTCAGCCAGCTAACCACCTCACTGCCTGGTGGGATCACAGCAACCACAGCCATCGATGCCCTGACACACGCCATTGAAGCCATTTTAAGCATTAATGCCACTAAACTAACCAATGACAAAGCACTCGAAGCATGTGCGCTGATATTTGCTCACTTGCCCACGGCCTACCATAACGGCCAGGACCTGACAGCAAGAGAAAATCTGCTCTATGCCTCCTTTCTCGCCGGACAGGCGTTCACCCGAACCTCCGTGGGTTATATTCATGCCATTTCACATCAGCTTACGGCCAAATACGGCACCCCGCATGGTCTTGCCAACGCCGTTTTACTGTTACCTGTTTTGCACTGGTATGGCAGCAGAGTACACCGTCAATTAGCAATGATTGCCCGCCATTGCAGCCTGACTTCACTGGATTACCCGGTTGAGCAGCAAGCGCAGGACCTTATTGCCCATATTACCCAGCTACTGGCACAGCTAAATATTCAAACTCAGCTCACTGAGGTGCTCAGTGACGACATTCAGTCTCTGGCAACTATGGCACTCGATGAGGCACACCCCGACTACCCGGTGCCGCACTTTATGGCACTGCCGGATTGCCAGAACATACTGACACAGATCCGGGCTTGCTCATCATGA